The Desertibacillus haloalkaliphilus genome includes a window with the following:
- a CDS encoding YjcZ family sporulation protein, with product MGAVGYGGGFALIVVLFILLIIVGASWGW from the coding sequence ATGGGTGCTGTAGGATATGGCGGCGGTTTTGCGTTAATTGTCGTGCTGTTCATCCTCTTGATCATCGTCGGTGCATCTTGGGGTTGGTAA
- a CDS encoding GerAB/ArcD/ProY family transporter, whose translation MEIKRQFRAFDLFAFMFCTTVTLGVLFLPYVSGEEIRSSWLKLLVVSIPFFLMLWLISLFTKRYPDYDFFKALKDHLWGWLYFVVIFYFIIGTILSAARVTNGLSEIVQVHLLKVTPEWMVLLPFFIIAGVGVYYGIIAITRFAVYFVVLEILVLLSVIVMAFFQDYFKWIFVAPVFSTDVVTFLKSSVSDMARYAAIVPTLAFLVYMRKGEAILAPMNLSLIMIVIIYSGLSLGVLGTFGFDHAMQLLSPITALTQSIETRTGLLERLDLLFIGFWIVSFYKLFIVHTWFMVYITKKAWPVVNQNLFIVIYLAVIYMLSLMTPEFIIDQWAFHNINLILYGFVMPTLLLIFLTLKKKRGTPKDDTNISS comes from the coding sequence GCGCCTTTGATCTCTTTGCGTTTATGTTTTGTACGACAGTAACATTAGGTGTTTTGTTTTTGCCATATGTTTCTGGAGAAGAGATTAGGAGCAGTTGGTTAAAACTACTTGTCGTCTCAATACCGTTTTTTTTGATGCTTTGGTTGATCTCTTTATTCACGAAAAGATACCCCGATTATGATTTTTTTAAAGCACTGAAAGATCATCTTTGGGGGTGGCTCTATTTTGTAGTCATTTTCTATTTTATTATTGGGACGATTTTAAGTGCAGCACGAGTAACGAACGGTTTATCAGAGATTGTTCAAGTCCATTTACTTAAGGTCACACCTGAATGGATGGTCTTACTTCCTTTTTTCATCATTGCAGGTGTTGGTGTGTATTATGGGATCATTGCGATCACTCGTTTTGCTGTTTATTTTGTCGTTTTAGAGATCCTTGTCCTATTAAGTGTCATTGTCATGGCGTTTTTTCAAGATTATTTTAAATGGATTTTTGTGGCACCGGTGTTTTCCACAGATGTAGTTACTTTTTTAAAAAGCTCTGTCTCAGATATGGCACGTTATGCTGCCATTGTGCCTACTTTGGCCTTTTTAGTGTATATGAGAAAGGGGGAAGCGATATTAGCCCCGATGAACCTGAGCTTAATCATGATTGTTATTATTTATAGTGGACTTAGTTTAGGTGTCTTAGGTACGTTTGGCTTTGATCATGCGATGCAATTGCTATCGCCGATCACAGCGTTAACGCAGTCAATCGAAACGCGTACAGGGTTATTAGAACGATTAGATTTATTATTTATCGGATTTTGGATCGTTTCTTTTTACAAATTATTCATTGTACACACATGGTTTATGGTCTATATAACGAAAAAAGCGTGGCCAGTGGTGAATCAAAACCTTTTTATCGTTATTTATTTAGCTGTCATTTACATGTTATCACTAATGACGCCGGAATTTATTATCGATCAATGGGCATTTCATAACATTAACTTAATTTTGTACGGATTTGTGATGCCAACCCTTCTATTGATTTTTCTGACATTAAAAAAGAAGCGAGGGACACCTAAAGATGATACGAATATTTCGTCGTAG
- a CDS encoding Ger(x)C family spore germination protein, which yields MIRIFRRRMILFMSLLVLCSGCQTDLRELDDRSLILGLAIDKGDVEEYSVGVQIPIFGGAGSSGGAELTREFEVKSEEGDSIQDALANIEAITPTVLFLGQLKVVTISEEVAKENLEPVLDQLSRDSAIASRVLLLVIKEVDAETFINTESPLVNLPSLYLDRFFDADQKIGRSRDTKLFEYLRDSTTVSRAATIPVGTLTEEGLMIEGMGVFKDHQLVGELAKSEVSVSQLLKNERLEFMNYSITLEEEGEEIKVALTRVEFTPKLSFQKTNPVQFELELRGSGDVVELSRPMVEAEIGFIKKIEEKMEEEIKAEVERTITKMQELNVEPWLLGQRIWVDDYEFYEELGWHDSGWQNAEFNVSVDFTVQVTGQKEIFQKKKVGR from the coding sequence ATGATACGAATATTTCGTCGTAGGATGATTCTTTTTATGAGTCTTCTCGTCCTGTGTAGCGGTTGTCAAACAGACCTAAGAGAATTAGATGACCGTTCATTGATTCTTGGATTAGCGATCGATAAAGGGGACGTGGAGGAATATAGTGTTGGTGTGCAAATCCCAATCTTTGGAGGTGCTGGTAGTAGTGGTGGAGCCGAATTGACACGGGAGTTTGAAGTGAAATCAGAAGAAGGGGATTCGATTCAAGATGCGCTAGCAAACATCGAAGCGATTACACCGACTGTTCTTTTTCTCGGGCAATTAAAAGTTGTAACGATTTCTGAAGAGGTGGCAAAAGAAAACCTCGAACCTGTACTCGATCAGCTGAGTCGTGATTCGGCAATCGCTAGTCGAGTGCTGCTCTTAGTAATCAAAGAAGTCGATGCAGAAACATTTATTAATACCGAATCACCATTAGTTAATCTTCCGTCTCTCTATTTAGATCGTTTTTTTGACGCTGACCAAAAAATTGGTCGTTCAAGAGATACGAAATTGTTTGAATATTTACGTGACAGTACAACAGTGTCACGAGCAGCAACAATTCCAGTTGGAACATTAACTGAAGAGGGACTAATGATTGAAGGAATGGGTGTGTTTAAGGATCATCAACTCGTTGGTGAATTAGCAAAATCGGAAGTTAGTGTGAGTCAACTGTTAAAGAATGAGCGTTTAGAGTTTATGAACTATTCGATTACACTAGAAGAAGAGGGGGAAGAAATAAAGGTTGCGTTAACACGGGTGGAATTTACCCCAAAGCTTTCTTTTCAGAAAACCAATCCTGTCCAATTTGAGTTAGAGCTTCGTGGTTCTGGTGATGTTGTGGAATTAAGTCGCCCGATGGTTGAAGCTGAGATTGGTTTCATAAAAAAGATTGAAGAGAAAATGGAAGAAGAAATCAAAGCTGAGGTTGAACGAACAATTACCAAGATGCAAGAACTCAATGTGGAACCGTGGTTACTTGGCCAACGAATATGGGTAGATGATTACGAATTCTATGAAGAGCTAGGGTGGCATGATAGTGGTTGGCAAAATGCAGAATTTAACGTATCTGTTGATTTTACAGTACAGGTTACCGGTCAAAAAGAAATCTTTCAAAAGAAGAAGGTTGGCCGTTAA
- a CDS encoding ATP-binding protein: MQKLKKITINNEQDILITVTAVRSMLARCSFSAVDEQKILVSISELTRNIIDHANGKGWFLCEVISHGIKIVVKDCGPGIGNLEEILVGKKRTQPKGLGLGLRGVKTLMDEFHIEKNEKGGTTILAIKWESCTSTSR; the protein is encoded by the coding sequence ATGCAAAAACTTAAAAAAATAACGATTAATAATGAGCAAGATATTTTAATTACCGTAACAGCTGTCCGATCAATGTTAGCTCGCTGTTCATTTTCGGCAGTTGATGAACAAAAAATTTTAGTTAGCATTTCTGAGTTGACGAGAAATATTATAGATCATGCAAACGGTAAAGGCTGGTTTTTATGTGAAGTTATAAGTCATGGCATTAAAATTGTCGTCAAGGATTGTGGCCCTGGGATTGGCAACCTTGAAGAGATCTTGGTCGGTAAAAAGAGAACACAGCCCAAAGGATTAGGGTTAGGCTTACGAGGGGTCAAAACACTAATGGACGAGTTTCATATTGAAAAAAATGAAAAAGGGGGGACGACGATTCTTGCGATTAAATGGGAATCATGCACATCAACAAGTCGATGA
- a CDS encoding YjcZ family sporulation protein, whose translation MSGVAGAGYFGGFALIVVLFILLIIVGAGGYLGY comes from the coding sequence ATGAGCGGAGTTGCCGGAGCAGGTTATTTCGGAGGATTTGCGTTAATCGTTGTCTTGTTCATCTTGTTAATCATCGTCGGTGCAGGTGGTTATTTAGGTTACTAA